AAGCCTTGTAATACTGTTTCAGCAATATTAGATACCCGCGATTGCTCGCTAACACCTTCGATCACAATGGTAAATTCGTCCCCACCTAGGCGAGCTACCGTATCCTGCTCACGTACGCAACGCAGAATTCTTTGCCCAGCTTGGCTTAACAAAATATCTCCGTAGTCGTGACCAAGGGTGTCGTTAATCTCTTTAAAACCATCTAAATCAATAAAGATTAATGCAAACTCGGTGTTTTCTTTTACCAGAGCGTGTAACTTTTCGTAGAAGAAATGGCGGTTAGGTAGGCCGGTAAGCCCATCGGTATAGGCATACTGCAGTAATTGTTGGTTTGCCCCTTCTAACTCTTGGGTTCGCAGCCTAACTTGCTTCTCTAGCATTCGTTCGCGCAGCTCGATGGTCTCCAGCATGCCATTAAAGCACTCGGTGAGATTAGCCACTTCATCGTCACTGGACTGCTGAGCACGTAAGCTATAGTCATTAGATGCAGTCACCCGCTCAGCAACATCAGAAAGGTGCAGTAAAGGCCGTAAAAAACCTCGTTTTAAGAACATTGAAAAAGACAAACTTAAGCCAAAGGTAATCACCAACAACACCGCGAGAAACTGCCCGTAAAAACCAATTCGTTGGTCAATATAGCTGTCGTTTGCCAATACCGTTAGCGCGCCATACACCTGCTCATCAAGAATCAGTAAGCTACTAACTTCTATTAATTCATCGGCCTCTTCTTGCAACTCTTCTTGATAATTGTCACTTTCGACTACTGCTAAGTTTTGTAGCTCAGTGTCGGTAATCGCCGCCCTAATCACCCCTTCACGTAACAGCAAGGAAGAGATCATCTCCTGCATGGCTTCTTTATCATCAAACAACAAAGCTGCCGTTATGTTAGGCGATAAAGTATCGGCAATGTTTTGTAGGCTCTGAGTTTGCTCTCTTTTAGCACTGACAAACTCGTAAGCACTTAATACCACGGTTACCATTGCTGCAGAAAAAATCGCCATGCTCATTAGAATCACTAGGAGCTTTTTGCTCATGGTATTTACGCTAAGAAAAGACATTATTACTGCTCCTCCTTAACAACGCGACTCAATCTCAATACCTTTGAGCTCATAGTAATATCAGCCTTTTTAAGTGCTGCAGGGGCAACTTCAAAACGAATTTTCCCAGCTAACAAGAAGAAGCGAATGTGTCCACCTTGTTGGATAAAATCAGGAGTTTCTCCAACCAGCATGGTATGTGGCAATAAAGATTTATCTACGCTCTGCCAAGTTTGGCGAAAAGCCGCAGGCACAAACAGTAAATTGCACTGATTGATGGCCAATGACTCCAAGTCAACCAAACTGACGCGAATGTCCAACTCATGAATTTTTTGCTTATGCAAAACCCAACTGGCGGTGTCTACAAATTCAATATCTGGGCTACACAACTTAAAGTAACCAAGTGGTTTAGCTATGCCCTGCCACTCACTATAGCGTGCAAAATTAAACATAAAACCGGCCTTTAAGGCTGCCTCTTTATCAGCAGCGCTCACCTCACTAACTACTCCTAAAATAGCAAGGGTAATAAACAGCTTAACCAAGCGCCTTATCGCCAGCATTGGCTAAAACTCCGCCATAAATCGCAACACGACGCTTGGTTCAATATAGTTTGGAACCGTAAAGGTTTCAGAGGTGTTGTTATACTCTAGGTGACTACCTGCTAATAAGTTTTTGCCCGTTATAGACAGTGAACTATGTGACATCAACTGCCAAGCCCAACTTAGATCAAGCGCGTCATAATCATCTACCGAGTATGCGTCGCTGTTAATTGAACGGAATAACGCAAAAAACGAATGCTGCTTAAAGGGTTGCCATGCAGTCTTAGCAAAAAGCTGCTTACTGTCCGAGTCATAACCGATAGCAGGTTGAGTATTTTCTTGTAAGCGATAGCGATAAGCCATTTGGCTATACCCTAGTTCGGCACGAAAACTGACATTGGGCCGCCAAACCACTAGTGCTTCTCCTCCTTTCACATTTAAATCAGCATTTGAGGCAACATCAAACTCAAGCACTGTACTTTGCAGGGCTTGTTGAGCTTCAATGATTTTCCCCTGCGCTAACAACGCTGCAATTTGATCCAAATTTGCGCTGTCTGGATTAGGTTGCACGGCAAAAACATCTTTAGACTGAGTATGAAATAGGGCTAAATCGAATGACCAATCTTGTTTGCTAAAACGATAGCCCAATTCGTAAGAAAGGGATTTTTCTGGCTCAACCTGTTGATTGCCGTTTAACACCGTACGTACGTGGTAATTATCAATGGCATCGATACCGGTTTGAAAATACTCTCCAACACGGGTGCCATTAATAGCCGAGTCGTAATCAAATTCTGCCAATGAAGGGATACGCACACCTTGCGAAATAGCACTCCAAAGTACATGCTCGTTATTAGGCTGCCAAGTTATACGCGCTACCGGTTGATGTTCCCAACCGGTAAAACTGTTGTGTTCAGACTTGTTACCAAAACTTAAATTTAATTGTTCTGGAATAAGTGCGAACTGCACCTGTAAAAACGCGCCGTATTGCTCTAAGCGGTCGATATTTTCATCGCTGCTTATGATGTAATTGGGCGCAAAAGGAAGATAACTATTGCGGTAGTTTAAACCCCAGTCCAATTGAGTTGCGCCCCATAAACTATTCATCTGGTAATCAATATCTATTGATTGAAAACGCTCTTCCAAATATAGCTGCTTACCGTCTTGAATAGCCCAAGAGGCTTGTAGCATTTGGTTAGAGGAATTAGATAACCGATGCTCTGCTCGCGCCATAATACGCCCGTCGTCACGCTCAAAACGCTCGGCATATAGGGTGTTTTGATTAGTAGCTAACGATAGTGCTTTAAGGTTTTGCCCCATGTCAGTATGGGTATAACTAAGCTGGGTGAGAATGGATAGATCATCATTGGGTGCAAAATCAAAACGCGCACCTAAACTTTGTTGCTTCGCTTCATCATTGGCGGCCGGTGACTTGCCAGTTTTAGCGGCATCGGAATCTCGAACACTGCCGTAAACGCGGTAGCTACCATTAAAGCCAATATCGCCACCGTGACGTAAACCCACGTCGTAGTTTAGTTGGTCACCACTACTTACTTGCACCAAGGTCTCACGAGTATCCAAGCTATTCTTGGTAATAATGTTGATTACGCCATTGGTGGCATTGCTGCCCCACAATAAACCGCCTTGGCCACGAATAACTTCTATTCGTTCGATATCATAAAGTGGTACATCTAAAGTTTCCCAATAAACCCCGGCAAATGAGGGGTTATAAACACTTTGGCCATCTACCATCACCAATAATTTACTGGTATAGCGCCCAGCAACACCACGCGCAGTAATTGCCCACTGGTTACTATCTAACTGCCTTACTTCTAAACCAGGCACCAGCTTTAGTGACTCCGCAACCGATACAGCGCCTGAAGCTCGAATATCTTCTTTACTTAGTACATAGAGCGAGGCAGCAGTAGTAAACGCTGATTGGGCACGCTTCATCGCAGACGTTGCTTGCACGTCTGTGGCCATTAACGATTCTAGATCCAAATTTGGCAAGGGCTCAGCAGCTACTGCACTAACATTAGCCATATATAGCGACCATAAAACACCAGCTGAATACTTCAACTACACCACTCCTTGGGCTTTTAATCTATCCTTGGTAACTGAAACAAAAAGCTCAACACAAAATTGGCCGTGGGAACAGAATAAAACTCTGAGCAATTCTTCAGCAAAAATTAGTGACATTTATCTCACAGAAAGAGATTG
The nucleotide sequence above comes from Agarivorans sp. Alg241-V36. Encoded proteins:
- a CDS encoding YfiR family protein translates to MLAIRRLVKLFITLAILGVVSEVSAADKEAALKAGFMFNFARYSEWQGIAKPLGYFKLCSPDIEFVDTASWVLHKQKIHELDIRVSLVDLESLAINQCNLLFVPAAFRQTWQSVDKSLLPHTMLVGETPDFIQQGGHIRFFLLAGKIRFEVAPAALKKADITMSSKVLRLSRVVKEEQ
- a CDS encoding TonB-dependent siderophore receptor, whose product is MKYSAGVLWSLYMANVSAVAAEPLPNLDLESLMATDVQATSAMKRAQSAFTTAASLYVLSKEDIRASGAVSVAESLKLVPGLEVRQLDSNQWAITARGVAGRYTSKLLVMVDGQSVYNPSFAGVYWETLDVPLYDIERIEVIRGQGGLLWGSNATNGVINIITKNSLDTRETLVQVSSGDQLNYDVGLRHGGDIGFNGSYRVYGSVRDSDAAKTGKSPAANDEAKQQSLGARFDFAPNDDLSILTQLSYTHTDMGQNLKALSLATNQNTLYAERFERDDGRIMARAEHRLSNSSNQMLQASWAIQDGKQLYLEERFQSIDIDYQMNSLWGATQLDWGLNYRNSYLPFAPNYIISSDENIDRLEQYGAFLQVQFALIPEQLNLSFGNKSEHNSFTGWEHQPVARITWQPNNEHVLWSAISQGVRIPSLAEFDYDSAINGTRVGEYFQTGIDAIDNYHVRTVLNGNQQVEPEKSLSYELGYRFSKQDWSFDLALFHTQSKDVFAVQPNPDSANLDQIAALLAQGKIIEAQQALQSTVLEFDVASNADLNVKGGEALVVWRPNVSFRAELGYSQMAYRYRLQENTQPAIGYDSDSKQLFAKTAWQPFKQHSFFALFRSINSDAYSVDDYDALDLSWAWQLMSHSSLSITGKNLLAGSHLEYNNTSETFTVPNYIEPSVVLRFMAEF
- a CDS encoding bifunctional diguanylate cyclase/phosphodiesterase, with amino-acid sequence MSFLSVNTMSKKLLVILMSMAIFSAAMVTVVLSAYEFVSAKREQTQSLQNIADTLSPNITAALLFDDKEAMQEMISSLLLREGVIRAAITDTELQNLAVVESDNYQEELQEEADELIEVSSLLILDEQVYGALTVLANDSYIDQRIGFYGQFLAVLLVITFGLSLSFSMFLKRGFLRPLLHLSDVAERVTASNDYSLRAQQSSDDEVANLTECFNGMLETIELRERMLEKQVRLRTQELEGANQQLLQYAYTDGLTGLPNRHFFYEKLHALVKENTEFALIFIDLDGFKEINDTLGHDYGDILLSQAGQRILRCVREQDTVARLGGDEFTIVIEGVSEQSRVSNIAETVLQGLAKRFTIKTEAAHVSGSIGIAFSPSDGKTVEEAVKHADQAMYVSKSRGRNCYQFFSSDMQVEAQQKRRLLEELRTALEEEQFELYYQPITSLEYAAEDCRVKKAEALLRWNHPQRGVVGPEAFIHVAEEAGLIRELSQWVMQQTVATVSQWYKQGLDDIQISVNTSPSQFNDGGKWIDDWIHAIALHEVPAHSIMIEITENVLMATDDSIKDQLTRLQQRGFDVAIDDFGVGYSSLSYLQQLDIDLLKIDRSFIQHLTTDRDSVALVKAIVTMAHHLGLKVVAEGVETEQQRQHVLNVACDYLQGYIFAKPVPKDEFYQRYLLGNAEVT